The Megalobrama amblycephala isolate DHTTF-2021 linkage group LG1, ASM1881202v1, whole genome shotgun sequence genome segment ttatcaggaaaattttatttgaaagtggactaatctttTAATACAGCATACACAACCACTGAATGTTATGTTCCTTATTGTCTCGTTTCTAAGTTTTTAAGCAGATCATTCCTGATGTCTGACTAACTGATTGACATATTCATTGTTGTCTGAATCAACATGAATTTTTAttgtgatatttttactgatagtTTTTAATGCACGTTATTCCAAATGCACTCTAACATGACATTCTCTatcatttttacacaaacaaaaagtgtttacataatattacATAAAGTCCCAATgcaattttattattgttttcctCCTTGAAAAAATTCATGTTGTCTTCAATTTGTTGGTCATTAGAGCAGTCACATCCAGCAATCAAAACTAATTCTGATTCTCTCTGTTTTAGTAGGTCGTAAAAGGCCAAGACCAAGGCGACCACCTTCTCCTATTCTGGAGCAGAAGGAGATTCCTCTTCTGGAGCTGCCCAGTTCCTCCGAGGACCTTCTCATTCCCAACGAGCAGCTACTCAACGCGTCAGCTATTTATGAGGTCCTTCGCAGTTTCTGCACCGTCTTGCGTCTCTCTCCGTTCCGTTTCGAGGACTTCTGCGCCGCTCTGGTCGGACAGGAGCAGTGCACGCTGATGGCGGAGACGCACATCTGTCTGCTGAAGGCCATTTTACGGGAGGAGGACACCTCCAACACCACTTTCGGACCCGCGGACCTCAAGGACAGCATCAACTCCACGCTCTACTTCATTGACGGTATGACTTGGCCGGAAGTGGTGCGTTCATACTGCGAAAGCGACCCCGAGTATCACCACGTGCTCCCTGACCTGGAGGGCGAAGACTATCCATTCAGCCCTTTGGAGAGCAAAGTCAAGGTCTTGCAGTTCCTGGTGGACCAATTCCTCACCACTAACCTCGCCCGTGAGGAGCTCATGTCCGAGGGGGTCGTTCAGTACGACGACCATTGCCGGGTTTGCCACAGGCTCGGCGACCTCCTGTGCTGCGAGACCTGCTCGGCCGTGTATCACCTGGAGTGCGTCAAGCCTCCCCTGGAGGAGGTGCCCGAGGACGAATGGCAGTGTGAGATTTGTGTGGCACACAAAGTGCCCGGCGTAACAGACTGTCTGACAGAGTTCCAGAAGAGCCGGCCGTACATCCGGCAAGAGCCCATTGGTTACGACCGACATCAAAGAAAATACTGGTTTCTCAACAGGAGGATCGTtgtgtgagtatttgcagtataTAATACAAACTGCCGAGGATTTggtgcaaattaaaaaaaaaaaaaaaaattgatttttttaaatgctcacTTTCAAGGAGTTTCATTATTGACCcggggttacactttatttggttacactttagtttttcagtgtcattgttacatatgttacatgtagttacgatagtaataactataagttatgcataattacatgcaactaaccctaaaccatgCACTAACTCCAACCCTCTAGTAAGTAAATGTAGttatttaatattactcagtacttgaatgtataattacagtgtaacaaagacaccttaacaTAAAGTGTAAtcctttattttaaggtgtctgtgTTAcggtgtaattatacatttaatatagcGTTAGGGCATGGTTTAGTGTTATAACCataattactatagtaactacatgtaatatGTGTAACAAggtcactgtaaaataaagtgttacccaataaggtctcatttattaacccaAGTTAATCCATTAACTATCATAAACTAACAATAggcaatatattttttacagcatttgttaatgttagttaataaacaTGTTCATGTTAATTCAAAGTGCATTAACTAGTGGTAACAGATAAAACATTTGATCTTAATGTATTGGTAAATGTTACAATTatcattaagattaataaatgctgtggaagtattgtttattgttagtgtaactaatgttaacaaatgaaatctgattgtaaagtgttaccataaaatgATCACGTAACATGATATTTTCTAATGACTTGGTTAGGGCTGCAAGATATATCACACGATACGGAAAATAACTTTGAACTTAAATGTGATTACCGCGGACATGGgattcttagtgcgattatgaaatcgcaaaggctgcgattattttatttatgtgcagcttgtcaatgaagtatggctccaaatactaatccatctgaaagcactgtgagtttgagtcacttgtaatgtacatttgaaaaagcaacatgcTTTACTCAGtacaaacatctttccagacatgagaagcatttattaacatcttgtccaacaaaagacaacatttaaatatagctgcaggcagcgatgacgggcccaaGCCTGGTGGCATTGCCAACcctgtggcttcagggcaaccgTGCACAGCGGGCTATAGGcatttaaacataaaaggaTATAAAGATAAAGGGACTATGTCACAGTCATTTGAATAAACCATATATATACTTCAGCAGTTGGTGCCCATAtgatcacaaaccacaacagccacatccatGAGATTGTTTAAATTTAGATGAATTTCATGTCATAGAACATCATaggtcaatttcaaatgagtgcagaataCTGTCctaatctgccatgtctgtgtttttctcaGACAACCTCTATAAAAATTCAAGAGTAAATTACATACTTTTATTTGCGCAAATTCACTCTGAGTActctgagaaatctaatccagtcttaatgcgaatgtctgtgattgcttaTGTTATGTATTATCCTAACACGTTTTTTGACCTACCTGAGCTATTGTTTGTGACCAAAGGTTTCAGTAATGAAATTTGGGTAATTGGGTATTTGAACTCGCAATACTCTTCAGGGTGTAATGTTTACAGGCGATAAAGTAAATTTCTTCAGCAGCAAGCAAAGATGTGTGCACAAAATAGGCACAGAATGTGTTCAAAACATGCTTAACTGTTTCAGTCAATTGTTTCAATTGTTCAATTGTTTTGATTTCACCCTCCAAAACTATTTCAGACAAAACTTCCAATTTTTTGCTGTTTCGGCTGAATATTTTCAGTTGCCACAATGTAACATTTCAGCCTAGCTTTtctgaaaaagtgaaaaaatataggataacactttattttacagtgtccttgtttcATATGTAATTAatgtagtaataacagtaaattatgaataattactTCCAACACCaaaaaccaaaccctaatcctcctaaccctatagtaagtacatgctgTTCATtgatattactcagtacttcaaTGTACAATTACACGGTTACAAGGACACCTTAacataaagtgtaaccaaatatgGTTAAAAGTTCATAAAGTGCCTGTGTTTAATGTATGTAACCTGAACCGTTTCAGAGAGGAAGATGGCGAGGATGAAAATAAGCAGACCTGGTACTACAGCACTAAAGTCCAGCTCGGGGAGTTGTTGGAGGTTCTGGATAAAGGGTTCTGGGAGAATGATCTCTGCTCTGTGCTGGAGGAGATGAGAGAGGAGATCCACACTCACATGGACATTACTGAGGAGCTCACTAACAAGGCCCGTGGGAATAACAAGGCATACCTCACCGTTGCCAATGgtaagaaaatatataaatcaaagctcatatatatcatttttattaccATCATTGACAATACACATTCCTTTGGATGTGCAAAGTGAGACAACCAAGTAAACAACTTGATAAGTTTGTTTACttgactgtgtgtgtggttttttttttgttttttttttgggacaGACATTGAATTTTTTCTTAATTAATCTTGTAGGATTTACTcacaataaaatacattaaagtttttttttttataattgtcACAGAGATTAAAATActaatttttttcttatattatGTGCAAGGATGAAATAAAGTTTGTTTcttccaattttttttaatgtaaaaaaatgctGATATCCTGTTCATGTTTATTAAATGCGTATTTCTTTTGGGAATCATGAATATTAGTTGTCGTTTTAATACAGCATACACAACCACTTAACATTATGTTCCTCATTGTCTGATTTCTTAGTTAAGTTTTTAAGCAGATGCCTGATCATTCCTGATGTCTGACTAACTGATTGACTTATTTATGGACACACGTTGTCTGAAtcaacatgatttttttttttggaaactggTAATTTTAGCAACCCACACTCATTTTTCCCCTTTTCTAAATAGGACATGAGTCTGCTGGTCTCTTGTTTGCTCTGTGGAAGTACTTATTTCATTTCTTTAAGTTAAGCCTTCGGCTTTCTTGTATGGAAATGACAGAAGTTGTTTTCCTTAAGTATGTGGGCATTTTTTGAAGTATTATATATAATGACAGATTACGATTGCAATACTAAGACCCAACTTTAATaaatttgctaaaaaaaaatgctcagtgaatttaattaaattgtgcATGACTTTTACACATAATTACATTAAGCCTTTTcaacaaatataatttatttcaattGTCTTGTTTTAGTTAAATCCATTTAGTAAAGCTTAccatatatttatcagaatatatgcacttttatagttttttattttttatttttattttattacttgtttttttttaattactttcaatatttattttatttttaaaaatgttactgcATTGCATTATTGGATAATACCATTACACATTTCTTTGTAAATATTAGcatttttgcattattattattattattattattatttgtattctgtatcattataattttttcCAGGCATAAAACAAGAAGTAGCCATATTTAAAGTACGAAATGAAATAACATGAATGGATGGGGGagagggagaaaaaaataaaaaataaaaataatatatatatatatatatatatgtcactgTATGCTCTGGAAGGATATTTGCAACCCAATgtagtaaattaaaataaataaatatatatattattatatattttaattaactacATTGGGTTGCAAACATCCTTCCAGAGCATACAATGACTGTCTGAATCAATAATAGTTAATTTGAAggaatacaaaataataaatttggATGTAATTCAAATGACTCTAAGGTGTATTTCTGCTCAGCTATTTTTAGCAGTGCAAAATTGCTCCACCTGCACTAGAGTGAGATTAATCTCGTAAAGGTTTTGTGGGCAAGAATTTCACAAGCTGCAGATGTTTCATACATAGCTTTGGCTCCTGCATGCAAACTATTTCATGTGGTACTTTGAATGCATAGTCGGGACAGATAAGTTTCAAGTAGTTATTTTTCAAAACGTACAAATAACTTGTAGGCCATTGTATGTCAGTGATTAACCAGCTTATCACGTTGACATATCTTTAGGCTTATGAAATGTTGATCTCATTTGATGTTAATAGGAATTAGGAATGGATTTGTTTAGAGAAACACATTGGACAGCTGTTGAGGTGTTTCTGTATTGTAAGTGGCTGAGATCTTGAGAAAATTCTTTTATGCATTTTCTACAGATGTGATCCTGGACCGCCTGAAGACCAAGCAGGAAGCAGAGCTCGAGGAGGTGAAGCGACGGGCAGCGGAGGAGGCTGAGAGGGCCAGACAGGAGTTGAAATCGGGATCTGGTGAACCAGCTGTGAACGATCAAATGAACTCGAACGGATCGTGTCCGCAACAAGACTCCAGTAATGGGAATGCGATGAATGAGCAAACTTCGGCAGATGGTTAGATATCTTTTTATGCCTCTCTTAGTTGTGTTTACATGATTTTGTGAGTTTTTGATGTCAGTTTTAATTGCAAGTGCATATTTCTAATTGAAGTCATTCAGGCACACTTGTGATTTGGGGTCTGTTTAGTAACAATTgcattttgtactttttttttttattttatctttttacatttacattcatcaTCTTCAATATATTcccaaaatgttaaaattatgtttatAATTTACAAGAGTCCAACTGTCATTACAAACCTGGAAATATcaggaaatttaaaaaaaaaaaaaaaaaaattctataatgagtttccttttttttcctctaaGTTTTACTCTACtcctatattattattattattattattattattattatttattatgatatTACTCTTGTGTAGAGATATTTTATACTTGATTGCAAGCCATAGTGATATTTGTGATTGAATTGTTGTTTTGAGTCTGTTCTTTGATGAACTGGTCGTGAGTGATTCATTCGCGAATCGATCTGAATCAAAGCAATTTGAGCAAATACACTACtgtccaaaagtttgggttttatcaagcaaggatgtattaatttaatcaaaacattgataataatcagaaacaTTGAAAACTTTGTTTCTACTCTCTACTAATCAAAATTGACTAGACAGGCCATGTACAATTTTTTGCAATTCATTAGTCAAAATATTTGGAAATCCtggatttaaaatgtttgtgaatCAATCCactctttttaaaagcttttcGGCTCTTTGTATGCAAATGTGATGCACAGAATTCAATGCAGGACTTGTAGTATGTGGTAATCTTGGCTcttctcaaaaaaacaaaaaaacaaggcTCTAATCCTCCTAATTTGCATTTGAAACAGAGATTTTTGCATCTCTCATCTGTTATCGTTTAAACACTAAACCCGGTCTCTTTTGTCAAATTTCAGCTTCAGCCTCAGCTGTCCCAGTTGGTGAGGTGGGCAGCACCAATGTTCCTGAGCTCGCGGTATCCAGCTCAGCCATTCCGACTAAAACTGACTCCCAGAATCCCACAGGGAATGCTGTGACATCATCTTCCAGTGGTGAGGAGGCAGGGGAAGGGACTGATGGGGTGAAAGAGTTGGCAGGTACAGCGAGTTCTTTTCACAATGTTCAAGTCACATGCTTCTTTTATGCAAAGACTGTCCTAGCTAGTTAGTTGCTGTTAATTTCCAAGCTAGGAACAGATCTTCCATTTTCTTGTTCTGAAACAAAGACCCTCCTGGCACAAGAGACCACCTACTTTGCCCAGCAACCTTTGCTCAACAGTGCCATCTATAGAGCAGCACTGGATCTTTGCCATCATCTGTGGTACATTGTTTACTGAGAGTATAGAGCCTGTGAATTAGATTTAACAAAATTTATAATGCTATGCTGATATGTACTGCAGTGTTAATGCTTTACTACAATATTATTTTGGTTGTGGTTAGAGTGAAATGCTAGTGTACTACATACTGTTCTGTATACTTGATAAtgactactttttttttcttcgctCAACATGGCCATTACTGATGTATCTCATGTATCTTCTGTCACTGTTTCTCCTTCAGATAAGAGCTCGGAGTCTGCAGCTCACGGTGACGGTGATTCTGTACTAGAGACTGAACCTGCACAAACAGTGGATGAGAACAGCTGTAGCAGTCATTTCTCCATTTCTGAATGCCTGCGAGGTCCAGAAGAGCCTGACCTGGTGGACCGATCCTCACAGTCTTCTCTCAATAGCCAGGATGAAACAGGTTTCTATGCAcctacataaacacacacagaatatatttttaatttgttatgcgttttatttattataaacacacacacaactgttccaaagtttggggttatttatataattttttatttttaggtgagGGTAAAGCTAACGGAGATAGTGCAAAGACAGGATCTTCACGCATGATTACACGACTCCGGAACCCTGATAGCAAGCTAAGTCAACGCAAGGTCATGCAGGACAAAGATGGCAGCTCTCAGGATGGTAGCAGAGCACTTAAAGAGGTGAGACTGTTGACTTTATTAATGGTGACAGATGACATCTTGTATAGAGGATGTTGATGCTTTGATGACGAAAGAGATTTGCTAAGGCATGAATCAATATTACTGTATCGTCATATTAAGCAAATTGTACCATAGGTCttcaacaaaaaaatgacatagTTGCTTTGAAATGCACATAttaggggccattcacacagaacgcgtctttgcgtctaaaaatGTGAGACGCAGCGCTCAGgaatggttttaaaaaaagcgcaGCGTAGAACGCGAGCGTCTCGAGATGCgcctttgagacgtgatgcaataatCACGTCTCAAAgacaataacggaaataatagaaatgtccgtcaagcgcgtgtttacatagaaaaacaatgggaaagtagcgcattggaatagaaaaacgcgttctttgtgaacggccccttacactgtaaaattataaatcaaATCTGTTAATCATGTTAATGATATTTCAGACTCCCCCATTGTCGTCATTTGGCTCCTTTAAGAGAGATTCAAACAAGAGCAGTGGCTTTTTCAAACTGGGCCAGGAGGGTAAATTTCGCGTCTACCACAACCAGTACAGCACTAACACACTTGCCCTGAACAAGCACCAACACCGTGAGGACCATGACAAACGCAGACATCTTTCCCACAAGTTCTGCATGACTCCTGCTGGTGAGTTCAAGTGGAACGGATCGCTGTATGGCTCGAAAGCCCTGACTGTGTCCACTTTGAGATTAACCATCATTCAGCTGGAGAACAATGTCCCTGCTCCGTTCTTGCATCCCAACTGGGCATCACACAGGTGAAAGTCTCACAAGTACCAGAAggacttgtttttattttaaatgtgctaaCGTTTCCTAGAAGAAGCGTTTAACCATGTCATCCTGTGACCTTTTCCATTGCTGTAGGTCAAACTGGATAAAAGCTGTCCAAATGTGCAGCAAGGCGAGAGAGTTTGCGTTAGCTTTGGCCATTCTAGAGTGTGCAATCAAGCCAGTGGTCATGCTCCCTATGTGGAAGGATTCTCTCGGTCACACAAGGTCAGtttattaatacaaatattaaaacataCTTTTGATGCTTTGAGTTTGAATTTATACTGAATTTATACTACGAATGCAATATGGTGACTCCCAATGCGAGTGCAGACAGTGAATCTCACATGATCCGTTGCCTGTTAGAGCTGGATAggatggaaaatataaaaaaatatagataATAACCAACAGTTTAGAAACTTGGCGACCTCCTTCAATTTTATTGCCTTGAGATTTGAATGCTGCTTTATTTATGGCATCTGATGCTATAGCTGTTTTGAAAGTCTTCCTATAGTAGCAGTCATTACAAAgcttttaaaagtataaaatagTTAAAGTGCACATGTAAAAGTATTATACAAACATCAAAAAGCATAAAAGTTGTAGTTTGAAGGTCATACAGGCCAGACAGATAAATGCATAGATGAGCTGTTTAAAGTGTTTGTGAATTAAATTTGTGTTTGAAATTGAGGAGGGAGGTTGAATACATTGTCAATTTTCATCTGTGGGATTTTTAGAGATATGCAgatatagattaaaaaaaaaaaaaaaagctatcaGAATTGACTAAAGGATTGTGCCGAGTTTGGTGGATGAGGAAATCTATGGGATTTTGGGCTTGTTTGATATTCTGCAAAGGAAAAAATGTCAGATCAGTAAGGAAAGTCATAATAACCCAAGTCATGTCTGGTCTGTGATGGTGGATGTAGCTTGAAAGCTTTAGAAGGATTTGCAGTCAGAAAGGACTTAGGGATTTTgtaaaaaaaccaaaacaatagCAGTATGTTGGCTTCGTTAAGCCAGCATAATTGTCATGTGCGGTTTATGGGGAATTAAATGCTTTTTTGCATGTGTGGATAAGAATACCTTAATCCAGTAATATATTTTTGCACATTGTTGCTTCTAAACACAAAAGCATCCAGAAATGGTGGAATGCCTCAAATGCTGGAGGCTTTCCAAAAATGTACAATAAGTCACCTTTATGTCCCAGTTTTGGTGAActttctctttatttttttgtgcttcaTCTTTCCGCAGGCTTCATCGCATGACCTCTGTTGAGCGGGAAGAGAAGGAGAAggtgaaaaagagagagaaaaaactagAAGATGAAGAGACTATGCAGCAGGCCACATGGGTGAAGTACACTTTCCCCATCAAACACCAGGTACATCTGAACACTTGCCAGCTGAGCATTTTATTTGAACATTTTAGGAAATAACGGCTTCTCCATTTGAGCTAAAGGCATTCAGTAACTGTTCAAACATATTCTGTAGGTGTGGAAGCAGAAAGGTGAGGAGTACAGAGTAACTGGGTATGGAGGCTGGAGCTGGGTGAGTAAGACGCATGTCCATCGCTTTTTCCCAAAACTACCTGGAAACACCAACGTCAATTACCGGAAAGCACTTGAGGGTATGTTGTTTGCTAGTACAGAATACTACAAAATGTAATTGAAAATTCTGGgaaataaaaaagtattattttttgtcagaattcatttgataaaacattttttttcagcagcTAAAACTGGAATGGACAATCAGGCATCTCTTTCAGAAACACCAAAAACTTTGGTTAAAACAGATGAAATTTCATCTGAAAATGTGCCTGAAAAGGATAACTTCCAGGACACGTCACTGGATTCTTCTGAAGAAAAGGAGAAAGTGGAGAAAGATCATGTGTTAAAAGATGAAGAacaaaatgaagaaaaagaGAATGAAACAGTTACAGAGAAGTGTGATGAAAAAAATGGATCGGTAGAACAAATGGACACCAGCACTCCCAACTCTGTAAATGATGAAAAAGGTATTTGCAAAGTTTAACCATTTTCACAGCCCTTTTTTATGTACCCAGGACAGTACATCAGAAATGATATAGCATGTATTGACTAGTATTTGAATGCATAAAAATAGTTGCTTTGTAAAGTGGAACAAAGTTGCTAATGTGtctctgtttttcatgtttgtagCTAACATCACAAATGCCCAATCCGATGACTCTCCTTTGAAAGGAGAGCCTTCGGATAGTGAGGTGGTAAAGGATAGTGCTCCTAATCAACCCCAGCAATCCTTCTGGCATGATGTTGTGAATGTCAGTGAAGGCTTCTTGCTACGTACGGCATACAAGAAAATCAAGGCATCAAAACTTGATGGCCTTTTAGAGAGGCGAGTCAAACAGTTCACCATAGAAGAGAAGCAGAGGCTTGAGAAACTCAAGCAGGGAACAATTTCTAAAACCTCAACTGAAAAGCTAATGGAAGACAAAGAGATAACCATTGCTGCTCAAGACCAAAAGGTTAAGATTGAAGGAACTATCTCTGAAACTCCAAAGGCTAGACAGACTGAGGGGGTAGCCTGTCTAGTGATCCAAGAAAAAGACAATGTGGTCAAAAAGCTTGATTTTAATCAAGAGGAAGAACAGGCGAAGACAAACACTTCAGGACAGAAGAACATCCTGGATGTTAGATTAAATGACTCTGGTGACTTAGCCCCTAAAGAACATCAGCAGAAATTGACAGAACCAGAACCCAAGACCGCCAGTAGGGTAGCAATGTCTGAGCTTAATGGAAACTCTCAAAGTCTGGATCAAAGCCTCAGCTTGAACACTAAACCCGATAAAACCGTTACAGAAGTTACGTGTCCACCTGAAGACTCTGAGAGGAAGGACATCATTGAAAACAATGAGAATGACCTAGACGTAAAGAGAACTTTGCCTTTGCAAGTAAATGGAAAGGATGGTCCTGTTGACCCAGAATGTAAGAATTTGACTGATAGTGTTAACACAAAGGAGCTAACCAATACAGTTGTGGAGGAGATTAAAGCAATATCACCAAAGGAAACAGTGAAGTCGCTAATGAATGGTGACGCCACTCAAGAGTGTCTTAAAGAATGGACTAATAGCACGATTCCTCAGGTGAATTCGGATGAGGATAAAGGGGTTAACAAACTTGACCCCGATTATCCACCCCCTCAGAAAATGGCCAAGTTGGAAAACAACATTGAAGAATCTGAAGACTCCACGGTTTCTTCTGCTGTACCTGAACCTTCTTCTGTAGCTTCCGAGTCGAACACAAGATCCGAGGTGCCTAGTCATAGCTCTAAGGTAGAGCCGATGCAAGTTGAGGAGGCAAAACCTCCTGTTCCTTCTCCCGTCCCTTCAGCGGAAGAGTCCAGCTTAAGTAGTGACCTCACTGAAAACAGCAGCAGCCTTGGCGAGACTACGACTGTCATTACTCAAGTCACCACAACTACAACCACAGTATCCACAGAGTCCCGCATGGTGTTGACCTCACGTGACAGTCTTGCTTCCAATAACGGGATCAGTACCCCTGTACCGACAGATTCTAAGGTGGAGTCTACCAGCTCTGTTTCAACACTCTCCACTACTACCACTACTGTTACAAAGGTTACAGACTCATCCCAGGAAGCCACTCTAACAAAGGAGTGCTTGACCACTGTCACAAAAACACTGACCGATACCAAGTTGAGTCCTAGTGGTGCCACTGTAAAATCTATGACAGTGAGTCACGAATATTCCACCAGGGACAGGGTACGACTGTTAAAGTTCTCTCGCACCAAGAAAACGCGCTCTGGAACGGCCTTGCCCTCGTACCGCAAGTTTGTGACCAAGAGTAGCAAGAAGAGTATCTTTGTGCT includes the following:
- the bptf gene encoding nucleosome-remodeling factor subunit BPTF isoform X7, translating into MRGRRGRPPKAQLVQEPSTGPVRGLRPRRGLRAKVKVTCDDDYVTPKRGTHHHSTRGRRKARSAASRGRGRGRGTARGRGRRSTASGVVYDDHESDEDDEDAVSLRSEEEEFIEEPLTDEEEEEEDEEEAINDESDYLEELDELEEDDASYCTESSHGSNAVGRKRPRPRRPPSPILEQKEIPLLELPSSSEDLLIPNEQLLNASAIYEVLRSFCTVLRLSPFRFEDFCAALVGQEQCTLMAETHICLLKAILREEDTSNTTFGPADLKDSINSTLYFIDGMTWPEVVRSYCESDPEYHHVLPDLEGEDYPFSPLESKVKVLQFLVDQFLTTNLAREELMSEGVVQYDDHCRVCHRLGDLLCCETCSAVYHLECVKPPLEEVPEDEWQCEICVAHKVPGVTDCLTEFQKSRPYIRQEPIGYDRHQRKYWFLNRRIVVEEDGEDENKQTWYYSTKVQLGELLEVLDKGFWENDLCSVLEEMREEIHTHMDITEELTNKARGNNKAYLTVANDVILDRLKTKQEAELEEVKRRAAEEAERARQELKSGSGEPAVNDQMNSNGSCPQQDSSNGNAMNEQTSADASASAVPVGEVGSTNVPELAVSSSAIPTKTDSQNPTGNAVTSSSSGEEAGEGTDGVKELADKSSESAAHGDGDSVLETEPAQTVDENSCSSHFSISECLRGPEEPDLVDRSSQSSLNSQDETGEGKANGDSAKTGSSRMITRLRNPDSKLSQRKVMQDKDGSSQDGSRALKETPPLSSFGSFKRDSNKSSGFFKLGQEGKFRVYHNQYSTNTLALNKHQHREDHDKRRHLSHKFCMTPAGEFKWNGSLYGSKALTVSTLRLTIIQLENNVPAPFLHPNWASHRSNWIKAVQMCSKAREFALALAILECAIKPVVMLPMWKDSLGHTRLHRMTSVEREEKEKVKKREKKLEDEETMQQATWVKYTFPIKHQVWKQKGEEYRVTGYGGWSWVSKTHVHRFFPKLPGNTNVNYRKALEAAKTGMDNQASLSETPKTLVKTDEISSENVPEKDNFQDTSLDSSEEKEKVEKDHVLKDEEQNEEKENETVTEKCDEKNGSVEQMDTSTPNSVNDEKANITNAQSDDSPLKGEPSDSEVVKDSAPNQPQQSFWHDVVNVSEGFLLRTAYKKIKASKLDGLLERRVKQFTIEEKQRLEKLKQGTISKTSTEKLMEDKEITIAAQDQKVKIEGTISETPKARQTEGVACLVIQEKDNVVKKLDFNQEEEQAKTNTSGQKNILDVRLNDSGDLAPKEHQQKLTEPEPKTASRVAMSELNGNSQSLDQSLSLNTKPDKTVTEVTCPPEDSERKDIIENNENDLDVKRTLPLQVNGKDGPVDPECKNLTDSVNTKELTNTVVEEIKAISPKETVKSLMNGDATQECLKEWTNSTIPQVNSDEDKGVNKLDPDYPPPQKMAKLENNIEESEDSTVSSAVPEPSSVASESNTRSEVPSHSSKVEPMQVEEAKPPVPSPVPSAEESSLSSDLTENSSSLGETTTVITQVTTTTTTVSTESRMVLTSRDSLASNNGISTPVPTDSKVESTSSVSTLSTTTTTVTKVTDSSQEATLTKECLTTVTKTLTDTKLSPSGATVKSMTVSHEYSTRDRVRLLKFSRTKKTRSGTALPSYRKFVTKSSKKSIFVLPNDELKKLARRGGIREVPIFNYNAKPALDIWPYPSPRPTFGITWRYRLQTVRSLAGVSLMLRLLWACLRWDDMSVKPSPTGGTTRTETSDTDITTTEIIKRRDVGPYGIRSEYCIRKIICPLGVPETPKETPTPQRKGLRSSALRPKKPEPAKQTGPVVIETWVAEEDLELWEIRAFTERVEREKAQAADPTKVSVQKKAEEVKAQLEAQLKQQRLAAQQKRLEQQKPSSTTSTTSTLTSTPTTPGTTTQKVVVGSISGQVTSAPKVVMTTKLGSPVTFQQNKNFQQSFASWVKQGQQGNTGLVQVQQKVVGIIPSSTAGTAQSFPPFQPRTATINIRPNTTTSTQQVITTGTALRPGMTVIRSPLHQATTLGKTIIRTPLMVQQGQVQQPVQTSSGAQAVGTPPRLSTPNQPQTPQTPSSPRPQQGQVKLTLAQLTQLTQGAQGGNQGLTVVIQGQGQTTGQLQVIPQGVTVIPGPGQQLMQAAMPNGQVQRFLFTPMAPAPASAPAAPAAPTTTTSSGVPATAAPAATTSTTPAPIQPATRLAPQPQPPTTLPPTSSLPPSQPAQHTPTPVSAAIVPQPTPSLQPHPPVQLRPQPQVPPQTSVPPPTPVPAPQIAQVTATAPPQQVTTLPVTQTTVTKVQPQIQLPPQLLSVPGLQQQVISHIQSQVAAQIQAQVQQVGTTAGMPQQIKLQLPIQIQQQGGGQVQAHQIQNLVTIQTASVQEQLQRIQQLCEQQQQKKKQQEAKREQAQQHVSQSDLIQKQVAQKQNVAIEQLKQKKTMTPAEREENQRMIVCNQVMKFILDKIDKDERQAAKKRKREESVEQKRSKQNASKLSALLFKHKEQLKADILKKRALLDKELQLQVQEELKRDLIKLRREKEKAQAAAAQAAAAAAAASAHVHSGLSSYTPTVTSPSTHKRKRDEERDAASKSKRKKMISTTSKDSKRDIKLYCICKTPYDESKFYIGCDLCSNWYHGECVGITEKEAKKMDDYICSECKRAQEGSTEELYCICRTPYDESQFYIGCDRCQNWYHGRCVGILQSEATHIDEYVCPQCQSTEDAMTVLTPLTDKDYEGLKRILRSLQSHKMAWPFLEPVDPNDAPDYYGIIKEPMDLSTMEERIQKRFYSKLTEFVADMTKIFDNCRYYNPSDSPFYQCAEFLESFFVQKLKAFKASRSHNNKLQSSAS